From Campylobacter concisus, a single genomic window includes:
- a CDS encoding hydrogenase 3 maturation endopeptidase HyCI, whose translation MKKAILCIGNPMRGDDDVGNEVGRIVEAELKEWKVFFGQDVPENEFSAIREFAPEILIVVDAMSGFSEDKIEFFDLSNDRDYIYSTHNLPTPVLLSYLRKICPKTLFLGISVLLENVLNFEEGLSEQAKKSARKAFLRIVEIDKNLVG comes from the coding sequence ATGAAAAAGGCTATCCTTTGCATCGGTAATCCTATGCGTGGCGACGATGACGTGGGTAATGAAGTCGGCCGCATCGTAGAAGCTGAGCTAAAAGAGTGGAAGGTCTTTTTCGGGCAAGATGTGCCTGAGAATGAATTCTCAGCTATTAGAGAATTTGCACCTGAGATTTTGATAGTCGTCGATGCGATGAGCGGTTTTAGTGAGGATAAGATAGAGTTTTTTGATCTAAGCAACGATAGAGACTATATCTACTCGACTCACAATCTCCCTACGCCAGTACTTTTAAGCTACTTGCGTAAAATTTGTCCAAAGACGCTCTTTTTAGGCATTAGTGTCTTGCTCGAAAATGTCTTAAATTTTGAAGAAGGTCTAAGTGAGCAAGCCAAAAAAAGTGCCAGAAAAGCTTTTTTGAGAATTGTAGAGATTGATAAAAATTTAGTTGGTTAA
- a CDS encoding Cro/Cl family transcriptional regulator, whose amino-acid sequence MKKSRLGLLQTQILDILTQSELDKFEYKNLPKTSIIYAEEIKIIILKSGCAKLSFFEDGEEFILYRLEANNIAVLDDNCAFEILEDAKIYSINLSEISEILSNVNVVDEILKAVLNAIIVQRQIIKSILFEDAKGRIANFLIELAREQDLKQNGYHYLFLPFSLKVLSSFVGLKRQSASTAFNELIKDDIIRKITPHEFLIIDYEKLESYTN is encoded by the coding sequence ATGAAAAAGTCACGTTTAGGCCTTTTACAAACACAAATTTTAGATATCCTAACTCAATCCGAGCTTGATAAATTTGAGTACAAAAACCTTCCAAAAACAAGCATCATTTACGCAGAAGAGATCAAAATCATCATTTTAAAAAGTGGCTGTGCAAAGCTTTCGTTTTTTGAAGACGGGGAAGAATTTATCCTTTACCGTTTGGAAGCAAACAACATCGCTGTTCTTGATGATAATTGTGCTTTTGAAATTTTAGAAGACGCAAAAATTTACTCCATAAACTTAAGCGAAATAAGTGAAATTTTATCAAATGTAAATGTTGTAGATGAAATTTTAAAAGCGGTGCTAAATGCTATCATCGTGCAACGTCAGATCATAAAATCAATACTTTTTGAAGATGCAAAAGGTAGGATTGCAAATTTTTTGATCGAGCTTGCACGCGAACAAGATTTAAAGCAAAATGGCTATCATTACCTCTTTTTGCCATTTTCTCTAAAAGTGCTCTCAAGCTTCGTAGGACTTAAGAGGCAAAGTGCTTCAACTGCATTTAATGAGCTTATAAAAGATGACATTATAAGAAAGATTACACCACACGAGTTTTTAATAATTGATTATGAAAAACTTGAAAGTTACACAAACTAA